TAGAAACTGCAGGGCAAGTAAATGACTAGTTGAGTGGTTGTTTGTTGCAGGAGAAGGAGCATGAGTTGGAGCAGTTGACCAGGGAGCTGAGACAGGTGAACCTTCAGCAGTTCATCCATCAGACGGGCACCAAGGTCACCGTTCTACCAGCCCAGCTCAATGACCAGAAGAATAAGACCGGTACACACAAGCATTACAAAGCATCCTAGTCAGAATGTTTTTGCCCAATCTTGGCTCAGACATTTCAAACATTATTGTATTATCCAACACTACCCCCTAGTGGAAGTTAGTACACCATGTCAGGATTTTGTAAAGCTCTTTATTTGGCTAGTAATGTTACGTTTTGTCACGCCAGAGTCCAATCTACACACTAACTGCTCAACCTGAAAGTAAAGAAGtataatttaaaataaaaaatactactTAATGTAGACTTTgacttcctcctcccctctctccagacctccagtcaGGCTCACTGAAACGGCTGGGCTCCTCCCGCCTCCTCCCCAGTGACCTCCGGACTCTGCAGAGTCCAGTGTCTTCAGGCCTCAACCCTGAAGGCATCTAcgtctgacccctgacctttacCTTCTGCTGGCTACTATCAGTGACCCTCTGCTGGAGTTGAGTTAGCTTCTCCCCTGGAGGATCCATCTCTTATCATCTCCATTGGAGctccaccagaggaggctggtgggaggagctataggaggacgggctcaatgtaatggctggaatggtaccAACCATTACAATGAGCACTTGCGCCGGCAGCTCATCCCACtagcctcctctgtcctcccacAATGccatccttccttctctctgctGAGTTTTCTTCATCTTCCACAAGAACAGAGACCCCCAACAGTTTTGTCAAGACTACAGGATTTAGAATGTTTGCCTCGTTTTGGCTGTTCTGCCACTGGTGGAGAGCTCGACCATGTCCTTGCatgactgtttgaaaagcatagCATCTTTTGAGGTACAGAAGGCCCAATTTCAAACAATGTTTTAGCCTCACCTCTGTGCACTTCTCCATCTACTCTCAAAGATTGAGTACCACAACTGAGTAGATGTGAGAAATATGGTATTAACACCACCTAGCACCCTGTTACCATCATATAGCAAGCGAATGGTGCACAATCACAGTCATGTGATAACTTAACTAAAGAGTAAACTGCTGCCCCTGGCCAACCATGAAGAAATCCAGATGTTTGTAGGGGTTGAGACTGAAGAAAGTCCCTTGGAGATCAGGCGATATAGAGGAAATTAAAATATCACCTGAAACCATGATTTACAAAGACAGAGGTCTCAAAAGTCTAATGGCCATTTGTTACAGAAATAGAATGGGTCAGAAAACCATATTTTACACATAGGCCACCTTGTGTGAGACCTGTGGTGTGTAGCAGAGCCATATCTGACTGCCTTATTAGAACTATTTTTCTGTTTTAAAGACTTTAAGAACAGTAAAGGCTGTTATAACAGATACTTATAGACATGGCAGCTATGCTCCAGAGATCTGATGCACCATTTATTGTCAACACAGCAGTCTAGTGACTAATTGTTGATCAgttttgtgatgttttttgtgTGACTGATGTCAATAGCTGTAGAATCTGGTCTGCCACTGGGTGGCAGAATACATCTCACAAAACATTTAGCTAGGATCTTAATGTTGGTCATTTCATATTGATTATACATGCAAAAATGTTACATTATGCAATTTATGTGGTTACTCACTTTCATCGTTGGAATCTTTTAGTATGCTGTAAGTTTAccattgcacttttactttggAAGGGCCTGTAGAATTTGTACTTGGTTTTCTTTTCTCATTTGTAACCTCTTGAAGAATTGTGGGTTTGTCTGTCTTACATGGCTAATCATGTTTATGAAGTTAAAAAGATGTCTCACATGAACCAAAGCAAGTTAGACAATGTGATTGGTAGTGGTCAACCTGAATGTACTTAATTTGTTAAAACAGAACATGCTCTGTAAATACCTTTACAGGGGCCACTGTATCTGCCTCCACTTTAAAAGTGATGCATTTGTAATGGTGAGAATTGTTATTGGACTGTATCTGTCAATAGATCGAACTCCACTCTGTGGCTCTTCAGCCTCGTGGAGAGGACTGTGTGAGATAAAAAGTTATTTGGTTGTGGACTAGTTGATACCAGGGAACCCACCAACAGCAAAGCCGGTGGAGAGGACTGTGTGAGATAAAAGGTTGTTATTTGGTTGTGGACTAGTTGATACCAGGGAACCCCACCAACAGCTAAGCCGGTGGACACACGTCAAGGTCAACAGGCTGACATAAAGCTCGTTCCATTAAGTATTATTGATGTCCTAGTTTGGATCATGAAGAAGGGTTGAGTTGTGTCGCCGAAATGTAAACCACTAACACAAGAACAATAGCTCTTAACAACTTACACAGCGGAGACTAGCATGCCTTACTGAATTGTAAATAATCACTACATAGTATTGGAATATTTTTACAATATTTAAAAGAATGCATAATGCTGACAAAGACAATAGTTGTACGTAATATGAATTAACTTTTGTTTTATCCTACTACTCTGTAGACAGCTTGGTGCATGCACTGATGGCTTAGTTTCATTGACGTTTTTGTATTGTTGAAATGACCAGAGGCTTACGATGATAGTGGAGTTATAAGTATGGAAGTATAATGTTTATCACAGTGTATGTTACTGACTGCATGGCTGTCTTCTACAGTGGCATGTCTTGGTCCCAGACCAGTGCATTCACACATATGTCAGAATAGGTCAGAGGACATCGAAATGCAAACCGTAAACAAATAGGGTTTTTAAACCCTAAAAAGTGCCCCATCTTTTGGTGGTTATTAGACACAACTTACCACTAAATGCCCAAAGATGCAgggtcgttccacctcaaaaagcgcAAGAGGATTTCGACACCAATCTCCAGATTTTTCTGAAATTGTTTCAGTAGTGAGTAACTGATACgattagcattcctgaaacattattttgttgaaatagaATTTAATCTGAGAAATTAAGATAATGACCCCCTATTGTCCATTTTAATTCATAAGATTCAGGTAATATTCAATAAACAAAGTACCCAACGTCTGGACCAAACTGGATGTTGGGTACTTTGTTTATTGAATTTTATCATAATCCTATACAtttaaatggccaatttgggtgcaatcaattagctgaATTTTTCAGAGATAAAATTACATTTCAACAAAGTAATGTTTTAGGAATGCCGATTTTAACTGTttctaaaaaaaactatttctgaACAATCTGCGATGGTGGGTGTCATTGCTCGCTAGAATGACTCTGCACTGAAATCTCTTGGGGTAAAAATAGATGCGTAGATTAGATTTATTAGGACAGTTCTTAAATGTTGCACCAACGGAGTATGGTTTTCTTAGAAGTCTTTTAAGGGCCCATCTTTGTAAACATGTCTGAAATCAACGGTTTTTCAGACACAGATGaagggctggattcaatctgtAGCGCTCTAGTGCAGTTTAAATGTTTATCATTTCTGATTGggccgacatatgcagcgtttaccatgaatgcGGTCTCCACaaacgcgggaacattgcctttacatttctatTGTGCAGCCAAAGACCGTAACGTAGGTGCAAACTGCTTCTCCAAAAGAAATCCCTGACCATACTTGTTGGCGATGTCATGGCGACATTGGCTAGCTAAGCTCTGTGCAGAAACACGTCATCAGGTCTAACGGTCGTCTCGCACCGTACTGCGCATGTGCAGGCCTCAATTCAAAGGCACACAAATGTAAACGTGTCACTTTCACGATGTTGGAGTattaacatgttcaactacttaagataTTGTCTCGAAGCTATGTTGTGCCTTTAAATTGAGAACAACGAATTCATaatttttcacttctctcattgacttctcaaaccccagcCTGGTTTGCTAGGTCTGTTTCACAAGCATTCCCGGAagtctctgggtttagaaactctgtggtgCAGCTCTTCAGCGATACGGATTAAATCCAGCCTTAAACCTAGTTTTGGATTGAGAAGAACgttcaatggagaatctcccGTGAACACAGTTTTTAGTCTAGGACTAGGCTAACGATGAGTCCGGGAAACCAGCCCAAAGTGTAAATGATTGGTAAATGGTAAATGAGAAAACTTTGCCAACATATATGTCAGAATAGGTCAGAGGACATCGAAATGCAAACCGTAAACAAATAGGGTTTTTAAACCCTAAAAAGTGCCCCATCTTTTGGTGGTTATTAGACACAACTTACCACTAAATGCCCAAAGATGCAgggtcgttccacctcaaaaagcgcAAGAGGATTTCGACACCAATCTCCAGATTTTTCTGAAATTGTTTCAGTAGTGTGAAATGAGAAAACTTTGCCAACATGTCAGACGGAGCTGTCATGTATGAGAATGTCATGTTCTACTTTTCCCCACAAATATCTGAGAGAAATGACTTTGCCACGTCTATGACATCATTGTAATATGAAATGCTTCATACATTTAAACCAGTGTTGAAAGTTTGTCCTTGTGACTGCAAGAAATTGTTTTGTTGTCCTGCAGCACTAATATTATGGCACAGCTGACTCATTCAATGAATGATATTACCTAATGTAAAGAAATAAGGAACAGAGGATTAGAAGATACAATTTTGTCTGTCCAAACATGATTTTGTGCCTTGGAACAATCCTAATGCACCACTTGGATTGGTAGATTTGTTGAGTCATATTGTATATCTCAATAACCCAACAAACAAGAAAAGATGGATTTGAACCCTGGACCTCAAACTTTGCACCACTGGTTTTGCAAATCTGGGAGAGAAATGTATAGACTGGCTGGATTCAATCTGTATCACAGAAGATCTGTGCTCAAATGTAAAGGTTATTTCCGATTGAGTCGACATATGCAGCATTTTCCATGAAAGCAGTCTCCGCAAACACAGTAACTTTGCCTTTAAATTTTAATCGAGCTATAATGCGTATCTTCTGTGATCATTCTGCAATACAGATTGAATCAAGCCCGTTTATACCTTGATCTAACATACGTTCTGATCTTcaacattctgattgtgcccacatttttagaaGTGTAGGCAATTAAAAAGACATCATGAACCGAATGCGATCAAATCTTCCTGAAAACCTCTGGAGGTAGTTGGGGATGCATTGTTTCTCCATATtttacaagtgtaaaggaatctggaggtttaacttcttatggctgggggcagtattgagtagcttggatgaataaggtgtccAGAGTGAagtgcctgctactcagtcccagttgctaatatatgcatattattagtatatttggatataaaacactctgaagtttctaaaactgtttgaatgatgtctgtgagtataacagaactcatatggcaggcaaaaaactgagaaaaaatccaaccagtaAGTGGGAAATGTGAGgttggttgattttcaactcattcccaATTGAAGATAGTGGGATATTGGTcctgttgcacttcctaaggcgtccactagatgccaaccgtctttagaaacttgtttgaggcttctactgtaaatGAGGGGTTCATAAGGGctctgagtcagtggtctggcagagtgccacaaacTCGTGACGCTTGTTCATGTGAGAGGTAGCtcccgttccattgcttttctacagacaaaggattctccggttggaacattattgaagattattgaagatttatgtggactggtttctacggactgtagcggaactttttgacatttcgtctgcccCTAGTGAATGCGCTTCGTGACTTTACAAAACActctaacaaaagtagctattttaACAtagatggacattatcgaacaaaacaaacatttattgtggaactgggattcctgggagtgcattctgatgaagatcatcaaaggtaagttaatatttataatgttatttctgacttctgttgactgcacaatgtGGCGGATGTCTTTTTGGCATGTTGGGTCTCTGAttgccgtactcagattattgcatggtttgctttttccgtaaagattttttgaaatctgacacagcggttgcattaaggagaagtttgtctaaagttccatgtataatacttgtattttcatcaacatttataatgagtatttctgtaaattgatgtggctctctgcaaaatcattggatgtttttggaactactgaacataacgcaccaatgtatactgagaatttttttatataaatatgaactttatcaaacaaaacatacatgtattgtgtaacatgaagtcctatgagtgtcatctgatgaagatcaaaggttagtgattaattctctctttctgatttttgtgactctaCTTTTTGGCTGGAAAAtttctgtttttctgtgacttgattctgacctaacataatcgtttgtggtgctttcgctgtaaagcctatttgtaAAGcccactgtggtgggattaacaagaagattatctttaaaatggtataagatacttgtatgtttgaggaattttaactatgagatttctgtttgaatttggcgccctgcactttcactggctgttgtcatatcgatcccattaACAGGATCTCAGCCCTAAGATGTTTTTAAACCGTTTAAATTGGGTCAATCATAATCCCGCTTCTAAAATCATTATAATTATTTGTAGTCTCGAATATCATGTGTAGACATGACAAATCTGaagaaatgtattgaaaaacatgttttggtATGATAATCTGATATACAAAAGAGGACCTGTAAAATCAAGTGTATAGTACTAGTATTTACATTGGAATTAACTCCTACATGGTTTCTTTCGATCTCTTCGATCTTTTTATGAGactttgtctgtctttctgttggAGTGCTTTTGGAGAATCTTAACTGGTTTATGAACTCTTCTCATATGATTTACCATATTACCCCTTTGAGAAAATGTTTTCCCACACTCTGAGCACTGGTGAGGTTTCTCCCCAGTGTGAGTATATACGTGCTTTCTAAGAGCGTCTGAAGTAGTGAAAGACTTGGGGCATTGGGTGCAGGTGTAAGGACGCTCGCCTGTATGAGATCGCAGATGAACCATAAGATGGCAAGATGCTTTGAAACCCTTTCCACAATGTTTACAGGTGTGGGGGTTTTCTCCTGTGTGCGTTCGTGTATGCAGACGCAGTTCTCCTAAGGTAAGGAATGCCTTACCACATATGCTACATAAATAATTCTTCTCCCCAGCATGCATTCGCATGTGTCTCACTAGTGCACACTGCTGGGTAAACCTCTTACCACAGATGGTACACATGTGACGGCGCTCCCCAGAGTGAATGCGTTCGTGCACTTTGAGATCATATGCACTCCTGTACCTCCGGTCACAGTGTTCACATGCGAATGGTCTTTCTTCTGTGTGAAGTAACTGGTGTTTTTTCAGAGCCCCAGGAGTAGCATATCGTTTGGGACACTGGTCACAATGATATGGCATCGTGTGAACTCCCATATGTAGCGTCAGCAGTGATGGTTTTTTGAAAACCTTCCCACACTCACATGTATGAGTCCTGTTTTGGGGTACAGGGGATCCCTCTTGTTTCTTGTCAACCTTTTTGTCCCCCTTTCTGACCACCTTTGTTTTCTTGTCAACCTGTTTGATCTCATTCTTTTTGTCCCCCTTTCTGACCACCTTTGTTGTCTTGTCAACCTGTTTGATCTCATTCTTTTTGTCCCCCTTTCTGACCACCTTTGTTTTCTTGTCAACCTGTTTGATCTCATTCTTTTTGTCCCCCTTTCTGACCACCTTTGTTGTCTTGTCAACCTGTTTGATCTCATTCTTTTTGTCCCCCTTTCTGACCACCTTTTTTTTCTTGTCAACCCGCTTGCTGTCCTTTTCTACTTGGTCGGTCTTGATGTCCTTGCAGAGGTTGGCCACTTCACTGTGAGAGAATGGAGGTAGAGTGCAGTTAAGAACCTGGAATGGCTCGTCAGCATTCACCATTACGTTGAGAGAATGATCCAAGTTCAATTCTGTAAAGGAGAAAATACAGGAGATAAGATTACAtaaccactatatatatatatatttactttaCACAGGTAACTGACAAACTAAAGTAAACACCAATATAAAACGTTTTAAaagggctttgggccaccacgagttgggcaccttggcatagattctacaagtatctggaactctattggagggatgcgacaccatccTTCCACAATAAATTCCATAGTTTTGTcctttgttgatggtggtggaaaatgctgtctcaggcacCTCTCCATAATcttccataagtgttcaattgggttgagatctgtgaCCGACGGCCATGGCACAGTtaacatcgttttcatgctcaaaCCATTCAGTTACCATTCGTGCATTGTGGATGGGAGCATAGCCATGGAAGGCCATAATAGCTATAATGGCCTGCCCAggatttttatacatgaccctaagcatgatgtgaCTTTAATTGTTTAATGAAATcaagaaccacacctgtgtggaagcacctgctttcaatatacttcgTATCCCTAATTTACTGAagtgtatatattattttggcagttacattgTAATTCATATACTTTATAAGTCAAACAATGGTTGAGTGACCTTTTTATTTTCCTTACCATCACAGGGTACTGGAGTAACCAACACTGAGGTCTCTGCAGGTGGCAGACCCTCCTGTTGCTGTTGCTCTGATGTTGACAGTCCTAGATCCTCCAAACATCTATCAGTGCTTTCATCCAGGATTTCATTGTGGTCTTCATTTTCACAGACCCCATTATCTATGCATTCATCTGAGTATTGCCTCCCATTGTCAGAGTTGTCTGGCTCATAGTTAATAACAACTCTCATTTTTGGAGGGAGGGACAGTGTGGACAGGATGGTATCTGCAGTGTATTTCGAGACATGACCTGGGTAGGAGAGATCAGTTATACTCACCTATATTGCCAAGTAAAAAATACAAGAGGTGTCCAATTGGACTATTTACTTCATAGCCATTATCTGGAAGGAGACTTACTCTTGTTCATGTTTCCATGACGCTGATGGTGCTGCAGCACTGTCTTCAGTTGTTCAGGGTCAAAGACAGTCTGTCCACATTCCTCCAGGACAGAGGGGGCAGCACCGAGCCATGCTGTTGTCTAAGAGGAGCAGGGCAAGGGGAATACAGCATAATAAAGAGTTCAAATACATTGTACCAGCCACTTGAGGTTTTAGACACATTTTGAAATGACCAGATACACCACTAAATTCATCTGTAGAGCCACATTACGCCATGTTCCGTCAATCTTTTAGAACGGAGATGTTTTCCTCAGTACCTGCGTGAGGTCTGGTACAGGCAGCAGCTCCTCCAGTCTGGAGAGGAACTCCCACACCAGTGTCTGCAGCGCTGTGTCATACAGAGGGCCATAGTGGACTGGGAACACCTCCTGTAAAATAACAATTTAGCATGAAATCCATTAAAGATGCAATCCAGCTATTTGGGAACTTGCATACCTGTTGAGAAACAATATCCCAAGTATAAGTAGAGTAATGTACACACATGTCAGGGTGTGTACATTCAAAACATTAAGCACAATAGTGCAAACTTCAAGCGTAGGccattcaaggagttggtctgatgtCATCAGCCTCCTTCCTTAATTGTGGGAACAATGGAGGAGCAGTTGATCTAAGTAGATGTTCAACTGGTAGCCTACTTCAGAAATATATTCAAGCAAAAGGATCATAAAGAAGTCTAAAGAGAAAGTTCCTCACCTGGAAGAAATGCTCCCTCTCAGAAGGGTGTTCCAGCAGGGTTTGGACTAGCTCCACAAAGTTAGAATCTGAAGCCTCCAATTCATCACCATGACTCTGTCATTAGGTGCAAACAAAACATCAGACAAATGTACAGGAGTGTATCCCTCAGAAATAAAGTTATTCCCAGTGTCTCATTCATAAAGTGTTTCCTATTTAACCTACCTCTTTGTGTAAGGATTTTTCTGTCAAAGTGTGGATTATGTTCAAGTGGGCCTGGATAGTCAGGAGGTCAGCTGtgcccacactacaacacaacTCTAAAACCATCTGGAACAGAGGTGGATATGTGAAAAGCAGGACTAGGGCCAGGGTAGTCTGAttaatcaggctgtaatacacaattTATTGGTACATACAGCCTGAAATGAATGCCTGCAAAATTGTGTAAGTGTtccttacaagccagaatgttgaataaagttAAATGTAAACTTACTCTACCATTTGTCTGTGTGGTTTGTCCTTCAGATGCTTGAAATTTTAGAtaaaatatccacaggaaagtattgtCTAGGGCCTACTAAGGTAAAGTTAACTGTAcattggattttttttctctccaatctTGCCATGACATTGAAAATTGTATATTCTGAATCGGGAGGATGGAGAATTTGTTTTGTGTGGAATTGTAAGGGAAAGAAATAATGAAAATATTCACACAAAAAGGTGTGGATTGTTCTCCATCCTCCCCTGATTCAGAATATACATTTTCCCATTGTCATGGAACGGTTGGTTCTATAGCTATTGATGAGAGAATGACAAATATCCAATGTAAAACAAATTTTACCAAGGTGCTGAACCATATCTCTAAATGATGGGTAAACAATGATTTCCTGTGGAAATTTTTGGCGCAATAGCAGAAGGACAATTCCCCCAGagaattttattcaacattctggcttgtaatgAACATTTACACGATTTTGCAGGCTGTATGTACCAATGaattgtgtattacagcctgattaaTCAGACCAGGGCAGACGTACAGTAATTGCAGCTAGTAGCTGCCCATAGTTTGTTCCATCATAAGACTcttcccatcccaaccctcaacaTTTCCACCTCTCTCACCCTTGCTCTCAGACCCAGGATGAGTTGGGTCCTCTGCCTGGAGCTCAGCAGCTCTGGAACCATCTCTGTCACCAAAGTCACAAACTCCTCCAGCTTCCCATACTGCATCACATTACGTTGTTGAGCCACTTGCCACATGAAAGCAGACATCAGGCGTAGAGGTGGAACCAGGAGACGCAAGGAGAAAGAAGGGAGACCTGTCGCCGAAGAGAAGAGGAATTAACAGATAAACAAATACATTCCATAACTCAGCTAGTTAATATTACAAGCGATGTGTAGGCTATAGGACATATATGAATGGTCcatgtaaaaacaaaacaaaaatttaATGAGTCACATTTAGCTACTTGGCTACATTTAACACAAACTAACCTTGTTCTGATGCTGGATCAATAATGTTATCCATAGCTAGTTTGCAAAGAAAAATAGCCACTGGAACAAGCTACTGTTAGCATCAAACTCTTTAGCTAGCTAAGGTTAGATAGTGACCAAGCCTAGAATATACACTAAGCGCTTACAACGTGGCTAAAAAGGTTGATATCTGCATGCAAGCTAGCTAATACTATACTAGTTAGCTAGCAAACTAAACCCGTTTTCTATAGATAGCCAACATTTGCACATGCAATTACTTTTACCAAAGATATTCTACTCATCTATCGGTGATTTTACTGACAACAAACAAATCATTGACATCGACGAAGTACTGTACTTCCGGGTGATGTTTAAAAACAATCCTTCAGAATAAAGGTCCTCATTTAATACCACAAATATTATTCTCTTTGTATTGAGTCATTGCAATATATAATTTAGTTTAATTGAGGGTTTATAATATTGCCCACTAAAATAGCCTAATTCTCCCaacctgctgcgtaaattctcCCAACCTGCTACAAAACTGTTCCTGTATACCACCTAGTCCAAACCCTGACTGAGACAGCTCCACTTCCGTAATTAAAATGTATTATAACGAAATATTATTAatggtatatatttttgtttcaaatGTCAACAAAATTGCTGTTACTGTCCTCCTGCCATCTTACCAAGAAAATTAGACAGCTCATCATTGTGGAAAAGGCTTGTCCAGCCTGCTTACCTTGTCAGACAGATGTCAAAGTCATCTGCAGTTTTCTGGGGAACTGCCTCTTATCCATCAACATTATTTAATATGGATGATAatagagctcgccagcttgtagCCCTAAAAGATGgaaatgagttacagttcaagttggaagtttacatacacttatgttggagtcattaaaactcgtttttcaaccactccacaaatttcttgttaacaaactatagttttggcaagtcggttaggacatctactttgtgtatgacacaagtcattttttccaacaattg
Above is a genomic segment from Oncorhynchus kisutch isolate 150728-3 linkage group LG19, Okis_V2, whole genome shotgun sequence containing:
- the LOC116354991 gene encoding zinc finger protein 250-like isoform X1 gives rise to the protein MDNIIDPASEQGLPSFSLRLLVPPLRLMSAFMWQVAQQRNVMQYGKLEEFVTLVTEMVPELLSSRQRTQLILGLRARMVLELCCSVGTADLLTIQAHLNIIHTLTEKSLHKESHGDELEASDSNFVELVQTLLEHPSEREHFFQEVFPVHYGPLYDTALQTLVWEFLSRLEELLPVPDLTQTTAWLGAAPSVLEECGQTVFDPEQLKTVLQHHQRHGNMNKSHVSKYTADTILSTLSLPPKMRVVINYEPDNSDNGRQYSDECIDNGVCENEDHNEILDESTDRCLEDLGLSTSEQQQQEGLPPAETSVLVTPVPCDELNLDHSLNVMVNADEPFQVLNCTLPPFSHSEVANLCKDIKTDQVEKDSKRVDKKKKVVRKGDKKNEIKQVDKTTKVVRKGDKKNEIKQVDKKTKVVRKGDKKNEIKQVDKTTKVVRKGDKKNEIKQVDKKTKVVRKGDKKVDKKQEGSPVPQNRTHTCECGKVFKKPSLLTLHMGVHTMPYHCDQCPKRYATPGALKKHQLLHTEERPFACEHCDRRYRSAYDLKVHERIHSGERRHMCTICGKRFTQQCALVRHMRMHAGEKNYLCSICGKAFLTLGELRLHTRTHTGENPHTCKHCGKGFKASCHLMVHLRSHTGERPYTCTQCPKSFTTSDALRKHVYTHTGEKPHQCSECGKTFSQRGNMVNHMRRVHKPVKILQKHSNRKTDKVS
- the LOC116354991 gene encoding zinc finger protein 250-like isoform X2 produces the protein MDNIIDPASEQGLPSFSLRLLVPPLRLMSAFMWQVAQQRNVMQYGKLEEFVTLVTEMVPELLSSRQRTQLILGLRARMVLELCCSVGTADLLTIQAHLNIIHTLTEKSLHKESHGDELEASDSNFVELVQTLLEHPSEREHFFQEVFPVHYGPLYDTALQTLVWEFLSRLEELLPVPDLTQTTAWLGAAPSVLEECGQTVFDPEQLKTVLQHHQRHGNMNKSHVSKYTADTILSTLSLPPKMRVVINYEPDNSDNGRQYSDECIDNGVCENEDHNEILDESTDRCLEDLGLSTSEQQQQEGLPPAETSVLVTPVPCDELNLDHSLNVMVNADEPFQVLNCTLPPFSHSEVANLCKDIKTDQVEKDSKRVDKKKKVVRKGDKKNEIKQVDKTTKVVRKGDKKNEIKQVDKKTKVVRKGDKKVDKKQEGSPVPQNRTHTCECGKVFKKPSLLTLHMGVHTMPYHCDQCPKRYATPGALKKHQLLHTEERPFACEHCDRRYRSAYDLKVHERIHSGERRHMCTICGKRFTQQCALVRHMRMHAGEKNYLCSICGKAFLTLGELRLHTRTHTGENPHTCKHCGKGFKASCHLMVHLRSHTGERPYTCTQCPKSFTTSDALRKHVYTHTGEKPHQCSECGKTFSQRGNMVNHMRRVHKPVKILQKHSNRKTDKVS